In Epinephelus lanceolatus isolate andai-2023 chromosome 16, ASM4190304v1, whole genome shotgun sequence, one DNA window encodes the following:
- the mturn gene encoding maturin, with product MEFKHLVEAAEKWCSGNPFDLIFAEEDDERRLDFYAEPGVSFYVLCPGGTDSFHVWSESEDCLPFLQLAQDYISSCGKKTLLEVLEKVFTSFRPLLGLPDIEDDSFEHYHADMEGEPGPDHQQMGVSQQ from the exons ATGGAGTTCAAGCATCTGGTGGAGGCGGCGGAGAAGTGGTGCTCCGGTAACCCGTTCGACCTCATCTTCGCCGAGGAGGACGACGAGAGGCGGCTGGACTTTTACGCAGAGCCCGGCGTCTCCTTCTACGTGCTGTGTCCCGGCGGCACCGACAGTTTC catgTATGGAGTGAGAGTGAGGACTGCCTCCCCTTCCTACAGCTGGCCCAGGACTACATCTCCTCCTGCGGGAAGAAGACTCTGCTGGAGGTGCTGGAGAAGGTCTTCACGTCCTTTAGGCCT CTGCTGGGTCTGCCAGACATAGAGGACGACAGTTTCGAGCACTACCACGCTGACATGGAGGGGGAACCGGGGCCGGACCACCAGCAGATGGGGGTCAGCCAGCAGTGA